CACTGCGGCGGCGTGCCCGGCGACAGGAAGATAAAGGCCGTCATACCGGGGGGCGTGAGCGCTCCCATGCTCTCGTCCGAGGAGCTCGACACCCCTCTCGACTTCGACTCCCTGGCCGCCAAGAAGAGCATGCTCGGCTCCGGCGCCGTGGTGGTCATGGACGAGACCACCTGCATACCGAAGGTCTCGTACATAATAAACCGCTTCTTCAGCCACGAGTCCTGCGGCAAGTGCACGCCCTGCCGCGAGGGGACGGCGTGGCTTACGAGGATACTCGGGCGCATCGAGCATGGGAAGGGGCGTCCCGGAGACCTCGACGACCTCGACGCCATATGCGACGGCATATTCGGCCGCACCTTCTGTCCGCTCGGCGACGGAGCGGTCATGGCGCTTCGCGGAGCGCTCAAGCACTTCCGCCATGAGTTCGAGTATCACATCGAACACAAAAAATGCATGGTCTCCGCCTGACGGACGCCGCCGGGCGGAGCCGGGATATCGATGGTTACCGTAACGATAAACGGAAAAGAAGTCACGGTAGAGGATAACACCCTCATCCTCGATGCGGCCCGTCAGGCGGGCTTCGAGATACCGACCTTCTGCTACCAGGCCAACCTCTCGAGGCTCGGCTCGTGCAGGATGTGCCTTGTCGAGATCGAGGGGCAGCGCAAGCTCCAGCCCTCGTGCGTAACCCCCGTGCTCCACGGCATGAAGGTCAACACCGAGAGCGAGAACGTCCTCAAGGCCCGCTCCGACGTGCTCGAGTTCCTGCTCAGCAACCACGCCCTGGACTGCCCGGTCTGCGACAAGGGCGGCGAGTGCGAGCTCCAGGACATGGTCTTCAGGCACGGGCCCCACAGGGGCCGCCACCGCGAGGCCAAGTACCGCTTCCACGAAAAGGACTACGTCCTGAGCCCCGTCATCGTCAAGAACTCGAACCGCTGCGTCCACTGCATGCGCTGCGTGCGCGTCTGCAAGGAGGTGGTCGGCGTGGGCGTGCTCGGCTCCTTCGGCCGCGGCCAGACGCAGGAGGAGACGAGCTTCCTGCGCACCGAGCTCGACTGCGACCACTGCGGCAACTGCATAGAGGTCTGTCCCGTGGGCTGCTTCATGCGCAGGCCCTACCGCTACAAGGCGAGGCCCTGGGACCTCGAGACGGCCGTGAGCGTCTGCCCCTACTGCTCCACGGGGTGCAGGATCAAGATCCAGCAGCGCGACGGCGTGGTGCTGCGCTCGATGGCCGAGCGGGGCAAGGGCTTCAACGAAGAGAGCCTCTGCGCCCGCGGCCGCTTCGGATTCGATTTCACGGGCAGCGCCGAGAGACTCACCACCCCTCTTGTGCGGCGCGACGGCGAGCTCCGAAGGGCCGGGTGGGACGAGGCCCTCTCGGTCATAAAGGAGCGTTTCAGGCTCGGCTCCAGGGCCGCCGGCATCGCCTCGGCGAGGCTCACCAACGAGGAGCTCTACCTCTTCCAGAAGCTCATGCGCGGGGCGGTGGGCACGGCCAACGTGGATTCGGCGTCCAACAGGTGGAGCCCCCAGGCCGTCGAGGCCTTCGCCGACGTCACGGGCATGGCCGCAGGACACAGCCGGGTCTTCGACCTCCTCGACGCCGGGACCATACTGGTCGTGGGCTCCCACCTCTCGACCGAGAACCCCGTGACCGACTACAAGGTCCGCCGCTACGTGGAGACGCGCGACACGGCGCTCATAGTCGCCTCTTCGCGCTCCATGAAGCTTGACGGCTCGGCGAGCTTCGTTCTGCGCCACGAGCCGGCCGCCGAAGGGGAGCTGCTCGAGGGCCTCGCGGCCATTGGCGGGGGCGAAGGCCGGAGCGGGGCCGTCGCCGGCGTGGACGCCGACGCCCTCCGGGGGGCGGCCCGGGAGCTCTTCGGATCGCAGACCGTGGGGATCATAGCCGGCACGGAGTTTCTGCGCTGTCCGGAGAACATCAGGGGGCTCAAGGGACTCAAGGAGGCCCTTGCCGCCGGTGGGCGCAGGGTGCTGATCATGCCGGTCTTCGACAGGCCCAACCAGCGCGGCGCCTGGACCCTCGGCGTAACGCCAGGCCTCGGCCCCGGCTTCGTGAGCCTCGACGACGGCGCCCGCGGCGAGGACTCCATAATCGAAGCCGTGGCGGCGGGCAGGATAGACTCCCTCTACGTGGCGGGAAGCGACCTCGCCGCCGCCTACCCCGACGGCGCGGCGGTGCGCAAGGCCCTTGAAAAACTCGACATGCTCGTGGTCCAGGACATCTTCCTCACCGAGACGGCCCGCATGGCCCACGTGGTCCTTCCGGCCGCCTCGTTCGCCGAGAAGTGCGGCACCTTCACCAATCAGGAGGGCCGCATCCAGCGCCTTGAAAAGCTCGTGGACCCGCCGGGCGAGGCGAAAACGGACCTCGAGATAATCGCCGCCGTCGGCGAGATGATCTCGCCGGGCTTCGGCCCCGCAACGGCCGAGCGTGTGCGGGAGGAGATAGACAGCGAGGTCGAAGCCTACGGCTCCGCCACCGCCGACGAGCGGGGAGGACTCCTCGTGGCCGGTTCGGCGCAGGGGCTGCGCCCCGCCGACCACCCCGTCGTGGTCTCCCACGTGGAGGAGAAGGTCGACGCCGCCTTCCACTTCAAGCTCGTAACGGGCAACCACCTCTTCTTCTCGGGGACGCTTGCGCGCCGCTCGCCCGTGCTCAGAGGCCTGCTCGGCGAGCCCTACGTGGAGATAAACGAGGAAGACGCCGAGAGCCACGGCCTCAAGGCCGGCGACTTCGTGAAGGTCCACGGCAAGTACCACGAGGTGAAGCTCAAGGTGCGCACCACCCGCGGCTTCGCGCCGTCCGTGGCCTACATACCGGAGAACTTCGAGGAGCTCGAGATCAACCGTTTTTTCAGAAAGGGACACATGGTCCCGCGGGTCAACATAACGCGCGTGTAGAGGGCCGGCGGCCGGGGGAGCCGCTTTGACGCCGCATCCGCTTTGACGCCGCATCCGCCGGCCTCCCGTTGCGGCCCCGCAGGGGCGGGCCGGCGGCGAGGGGGCCGGTTCGACGCCCGTCGGCGCCTTCACCAACAGTAACGTCGAGCTCGGTAGCGAGCCGGCGGAAACGGACGAAGGGGCGCAAAAGGGGCGCGAAGGGGGCACACGAAGGGGGCAGGGGGGAGGGCCTCTCCGGGAGAGGGCTCCCGGGGCGGAGGACCACCGGCCTTTCCCAATCGGAAGGAGGCGACCGAAATGATAGACCCCAAGACTCTCAGGGACCTCCAGTTCTTCTCGGACCTCACCGACGAGGAGCTCGAGGTCATGGCCGGCATAGTCAACAAGAAGGACTTCAAGACCGGCGACGTCGTCTTCAAGGAGACAGAGTCGGGCACGTCGCTCTACATCATCAGGAAAGGCGAGGTCAAGGCCTGCAAGATGGCGCCCGACGGAGAGCTCCTGACGCTGACCATAATGAAGGACGGCGAGATATTCGGAGAGATGAGCTTTCTGGACGGCAGGCCCCGCTCGGCGACTATCGTCGCCATATCGGACGTGGAGACATACGTCATCGAGAAGGCCGACTTCGACACCATAGTAGACGAACACCCGAGGATAATCTACAAGATACTCAAGAACATCGTCTTCACGATCCACTCCATTGTGCGGGGCATGAACACCCGCTACATGGAGATGATAAACTACATGTGGGGCAGGAGAAGGTAGGCCTTGTTCGACTTCTTCGTAGGCGTAGACATCCTTCTCTTCGAGGTCAAGATGGTCCTTGTTGAAGTGCTGCTCATAGCCGTAAAGGTCGTCGTCGTCAC
This genomic interval from Deltaproteobacteria bacterium contains the following:
- the nuoG gene encoding NADH dehydrogenase (quinone) subunit G → MVTVTINGKEVTVEDNTLILDAARQAGFEIPTFCYQANLSRLGSCRMCLVEIEGQRKLQPSCVTPVLHGMKVNTESENVLKARSDVLEFLLSNHALDCPVCDKGGECELQDMVFRHGPHRGRHREAKYRFHEKDYVLSPVIVKNSNRCVHCMRCVRVCKEVVGVGVLGSFGRGQTQEETSFLRTELDCDHCGNCIEVCPVGCFMRRPYRYKARPWDLETAVSVCPYCSTGCRIKIQQRDGVVLRSMAERGKGFNEESLCARGRFGFDFTGSAERLTTPLVRRDGELRRAGWDEALSVIKERFRLGSRAAGIASARLTNEELYLFQKLMRGAVGTANVDSASNRWSPQAVEAFADVTGMAAGHSRVFDLLDAGTILVVGSHLSTENPVTDYKVRRYVETRDTALIVASSRSMKLDGSASFVLRHEPAAEGELLEGLAAIGGGEGRSGAVAGVDADALRGAARELFGSQTVGIIAGTEFLRCPENIRGLKGLKEALAAGGRRVLIMPVFDRPNQRGAWTLGVTPGLGPGFVSLDDGARGEDSIIEAVAAGRIDSLYVAGSDLAAAYPDGAAVRKALEKLDMLVVQDIFLTETARMAHVVLPAASFAEKCGTFTNQEGRIQRLEKLVDPPGEAKTDLEIIAAVGEMISPGFGPATAERVREEIDSEVEAYGSATADERGGLLVAGSAQGLRPADHPVVVSHVEEKVDAAFHFKLVTGNHLFFSGTLARRSPVLRGLLGEPYVEINEEDAESHGLKAGDFVKVHGKYHEVKLKVRTTRGFAPSVAYIPENFEELEINRFFRKGHMVPRVNITRV
- a CDS encoding cyclic nucleotide-binding domain-containing protein, giving the protein MIDPKTLRDLQFFSDLTDEELEVMAGIVNKKDFKTGDVVFKETESGTSLYIIRKGEVKACKMAPDGELLTLTIMKDGEIFGEMSFLDGRPRSATIVAISDVETYVIEKADFDTIVDEHPRIIYKILKNIVFTIHSIVRGMNTRYMEMINYMWGRRR